In the Pleuronectes platessa chromosome 23, fPlePla1.1, whole genome shotgun sequence genome, atcatcaatgctgctaGAAACttaaatcttgatgatgttctcctctacacctgacatctatttcacttctgtccatcctcggagagggatccctcacatgtggctctctctgaggtttctaggtatttttaccctgttaaaagggtttttagtagtttttccttaatcttgctgagggttaaggacagaggatgtcacaccaatgttaaagccctatgagacgaattgtgattggtgaatatgggctatacaaataaaatttgattgattgattgattgattgatataaaatgtcttcaaaGTCGGCTAACATTTTATCTGAACTTGCAGTCAGAGCCAATTTACCAACTTATTACAATAAGTTTAATAATGAAATTAACTTATAAGTGGAACATATTagctacataaataaatgaagagtACACCTAAAGTTTAGCAATCCAAGTTTAACACACATTAGACAATAATAATCCATAGACATTCagatgtgatgtttttcttgatctttctctggatgtttttcaCTTCTTCTCAGTTGAACACTTCTTATCACAAATTTAGGGCCAAAGCAAAATACCTCGGCAAGGACCCTATTTTtctaataatttttttatcctAGTAATGAATTGCATATTTGGCAGTCTGAACCAATGTAAATTTTGCAaaaaatgtgcagaaaattcAGATGTCAAATGATAATCGTGCATGGGCATGTTCAATTGATAGCGCCCCCTAAAGTGCAGCGTCTATTGTGCGTTTGaccaaaatgaatacaaattattGGGTATATGTATAATTCCCTTGTTTTATGTATGTAGGGCCTGCCACTGAGGAGTTTCACTAAATTTCTGCTGTGTGATGATAATAAAGGCATGCTGTTCTATTCTATCATAAAAGTGTCCCAAACTACAAACTATTAGGGCTTTGACATGTTTaagaaagagtgagaaattacAATATCCTTGCTTAACTTGCCTGTAAAAGAAAAGTGATAGAAAACTATTGAAACGTTGACCTTGAAATTGAgagaaaatgcatttatttgttgGGAGATTTATGTGAAAATTGTTGTAGTTGTGTAAGGGCAATAGCAACGTAGTGTAAATTATCCAATCTGCACTAAACTTCGCAGGTTTTAGAAGAGTCCCGGGTTGAACATATCAAGATGAGCATTTTTGTTGCgatgttggttggttgattgtaATGAGCAGTTACAACCTACGGTTTTTGCCCTATAGTTTTTTGATATTTGCAGAGTTTCTACTTTAATGAACTACTATTTATTGCAAACAAACTGACTCGACGAAGTTGTGCTAAATGCAAGTTTTCCTTTAACAGTATGCCCGTGGCAATTTGACTATGAAACAAGAAGTTCCACTAATTTGACTACTTGTCCAATCTGCACAACACTTATTTAACATGTTTGGAGACCTGTTGTGACCCCTATTATATGCCAAAATTCTACATATATCATAACACCACCTACAAGCAACAGGATGCACGCCGTAACAGATTGTAACATTCAACTCATTTATGCACTGTGCAAATGCATATTGCAGTACCAAGCCATGTCAACCAACCTCGAACAACTACACCGCAGCCGCAGCACACCTCCACGTACGTAGACTGCGGGGGCACAACCATCACTGCTTGTTTGTAATTAATTACTTTCTTCACATTATTGAATACCGTTTTTTAAAAGGtcgatgaataaaacaaaatatgtcAACATAAAAACAGATTATGCACAGAGTAGTCTGTAAATCTATATAGTGATGCTGTTTTCGATGCGGCTAGGCAGGAGGAAAAGGTACTGCAGCTCCAGTCCGTCATTCTGACTCAGGATGTTAGCTTCGATCTTCTCCAACTCTGTTCTGAACCCACTGATCAGCTCCACAGCTTGTGCTTCAGTGAAGTGCTCCTCTGTGTATCGGCCCAAAGGAATCTAGGCAGAAGAAATAAGGGGACTGCTGTAGAAAGATAAACTAATGTGGGTGGAAATCAATCACTGTCAGGTTAAGTCAACAATTCTACAGACAAATTACAGCAcaattgaaatgtgttttttacattaGAGGTTATGTTGTTTGAAAATTTGATTCATGTTAATATCATTTATCGATTCTAAGAACATACTTTTCAGAAATAGGTGCTATTGGACACACCAGTCGTGGTAGATGCAAAGCCAGTGAAAATGAGACTGAAAAATTTGACCCTCAGTTCCCATCAAAAGGGTCTTTGTTATTGGATTATCCCTTagaaatttattttaaattaaattaaaacctaGTAGTATGGTTAGTATGTAACCACAGGCTAGGGTTAGGTTCATACATATAAATTATTGAGCCCCACAAATGATCCATTCACCTCCTCCCTAATGTGGTGGAGGAAGAAATCTGAGAGATCTAAAAGCCTGGACAAAGGAAATCAACTGTGTCTAGATTAACACTACTGGAAGAAAAGTGATTCTTATTTGGGTGATTCAACATATAGACTCAATTCAGCTTATTCAAATTAGAAATTCATTAAAGAGTGTACTGTCCATCACCATGCAAACCAGACAGAGTTGGACTCACAGCATCTGGTTGTGCTCGCCCCAGATGCCATGTGATAGCCATCTGCAAACAGGACTGGCTGACATCAGGAAGGGATGCCATGATCATCTCCATGGTAGCCGCACTCTTTTCAGTCGGTGGGGGTTGTCTCATGGTGCAGGGAGTATTGGGGACCCATGAACACCAGTCAAACTAAAAGAAAAGGCAGGCTCATGCTTAACATTCATGATGAGACATTAAagttcattcacatttttttcaaagtaaGTGCAATAGACTGTTGAGTTTTAGACCATCAACAGTAAGTCATCAGCTTTGAGCATTTCAGTGCATTaacaaaaaccacaacaatACTTATAGTGGGCAGCTGTGGCCTGGGGGGAGAGagcggtcatcctccaaccagaaggttgacCGTTCAATCGAAgttttccccatctgcatgccgaagtattcttgggcaagacactgaaacccccgaattgcccctcatagataAAGTGCTGCCCATAAACATATTGTATGAATTGATTAATGTCAATAAACtatactgtaaagcgctttgagtggtcaaatACAGACCATTACCATAAGGTGTGGGAGTGCCAGTACCTGCCCGTTGTTAGTAGCAGCATGCTGGACTGTACTGGTGAAGATGACCACTGCAAGCAGGTTGGACAGTTCCTCTCTGGTGCTGAGCTTATTTGGCAGACCTGAAACAAATCCATGACCAAAAGCATTTAAAGCATTTtaagatatatatagatatagatatatgaaGAACAGAGGGTGTTGCAACAGGCAAAGCAAGCAATTGAtctaaatatctatatatatatagatatagatgaATTCCTCTGAtatttttcctaccatgtacAATTGCAGTTACATCAAATGCCTTGCTACTGGCTCACAACGTGGTGAGCTTAGCTAAACATGCTGGGACTAAAAGGGCCCTTGCAAGTTCCAAGTGTctgcaatttgtcatttttgctgttttgtaaaaaaatttgGACAGAGACTTGGAAAATAGTAGGACTGTGCTGTGCCAGGCTAAATAACAAGATATGAATGATTCACCAAAGCTGGGGAGCTCTGCCATCCCCTTCTGTGTTATGTCTCCGATCCATGCTTGGAGCTCCGTATCCTCCGTCACATCATGATCTGACTGGTAGTACAGGCTCACCATACCAGAGACAAAACTGAAATACGGTTACATTTAATTACTACTCATTGTGATTCATATCTGACCTCAAATCACAAAATCCATTCCCAAAGGGCACTCCCCCTATATAATGTACAACTCTTTGCCACGTCCATGCATTAATGAAATCCTCTTAGAAGGTTGATGTTTAGTTTTTACAATTgatcacatttttgttttgaaaagttgtgctaatagtacgttttcgatcatcatcatcatacccGTGAAAGAGGACTTTCCACTGATTTGACTATACATTGTCCAATATGCACAATACTTAACAAGTGTGAATACCTAGCATGACCACATTTACATGCCAAAATGCATCATAATTATAGCACCAAAGAGAGATGCTCGATTATGACAAAAATTATAACCCCGATTATTTTTGGTCAATATTGTAATCATGATTATTTAACATGATTACTCTTCGACTTTTGAAATATCATGCAAATATAGAACTTTAAAGAGAAATTACTTAAATTAAAGGCtgatcaataaaaacatcattcaaaactctattctAAAGATacatggaatgcagcacacgctgcaagttgaatttcaaccgtgcactgtgcatttctccatcacattcatagataattcccagcatcctgcacactacagcagggctatttaGGCCTGCtttagtgtgcaggactagtcaggtaagtttctatgatattactgggggaaatatattagcatgctgattgaggattgttcatctgttcatctagcggctagatggataaatgaatagaaataggctagattcTAGCTTATTACTACTAATATCTGCTATTGTTGTTAATCATAAATGACAATTCACAGCCACAAAGTTTTACTCCAGTGTGGTTGTATATTGGAGGTCATTATGATTATTGCCTTTAAAATAGCCGAATGATGTCTGGAGCTATTTTTCCCAATCTCCTTAAATCTGgagaaatgtttgaaaataCAATCAAATAGCTAAATCTTTAGTGTGTCATTATTCACAATTCTGCAATAAAATGGCTACGGTGCTATATGAACACTGGAATTCATGCTCTATAATATACCATGGCAGGTAAACATTTGAAATAACCAGCATTTATGTATAATTGTACATGTTACAAAAATGAACAACACACAATCTGTTTTAACTAATAACACACCAATTATATTATAGTTTTCTCCATACTGAGTACATCATTCAAATATTCACAGTGTGGGTTGGGAAAAGTATGTGAACCCCTAGACTAATGTCTTCAGTAAAAGCTTATTGGCGTCAGATGTTAGCAAACATGGAGTCCAATCAATAACACAAATTTGTAGTTGTTACTTTGACTTATAAAAACCACTCAAACATTTTGAGCTTGCTATTCACTAGAAGCCTCAGCTGATTAGCACCATGCCATGCAAAAAGAAGATATCAGAAGCTCTACAATCAAGAGTAGTTGACTTGCATAAAGCAGGAAAGGGTTACACAGTAAGACTTAAGATATCCATCAGTTAGTGGACTGATATAGATAGTTGTCTATACATGGAGACAATTTGGTAGTGTGGATAATGTGGCTAATCACAATGCAGAATTGTCGATGAGGTAAAGAAGAACCCTTGAGTAACAGCTGAAGTTCTGAAGGAATCATTGGAACTGTTCATGAGTCAATTAACAACAAAACGTTGAACAGGCAGTGTGTCCGTGGCAGAACTCGAAGGTAAAAGGGGAcgattttctagtcttgatgaccactcaaagcgctttatagTACAGTTTTACAAAACACCTGTGTGTCCACCTGTGTATGGCCTCCCACAACATCAGACTGTGTTCTCTATAGAAATAGTCTGGGAGCTGGGACACTCCTCTGTCACTGAAGTCATTGTAGGGCTGTAGGGAGCGGTAGGTCAGCATCTTAAACTCTCTCTGAGCCAGAATCAACACGCCATCACCACCTGTGGACACAACCTACACAAAAACATGATCGTCACACCAATGATGACAACcataatgatgtcatcaaaaGATCGTTTAACACAGCTTGAGAGAGTGtattttcactttgtttacTGTACACGTGAAATCCAAGATTATTAATGTGACTGTTATGTGGCTGGCATCATGGTGACTATAAAAGTCCCTTGAAAGGTACATCAAGGCAACAtctaataagatataacaaaaaaatcataaatgtgcCACACCCGTTTAAAGATGCCATCAGCAGAGATAAGCTGACTGCGCCCCCTAGTGTTGATCTCGAGAGTGTAGCGCAGATGAGGGGCCAGGAGCTACAGTTGGAAGAAAGAAAACGTTTGTTAGctacagaatgaaaaatgtgtttcataGGTCTTAACAAAGCGCAAGATCATCTGCctttaaccctcaacaataGTAAAAAATACTTACAATTGTAGTGATAGAGGAATTCCCAATAATGGAATTATATGTGAGTAGGCATATTGCATATTTAAGCAAAGTAGTTGTAATCATATAAAAGCCCAATTCTCAAACTATTGCTTATATAATGAGGATGGAAAAATCTTTACTATAACAGGTAACAGTGAATGGAGTGTAATGTACAATTCCTAAGCCAAATTACAATACGGTTATAAGTTCTCTAATTGTTTCCCATTTCCTCTACTTACCAAATGTATCATTGTTAAACTACTATCTGTAAATCTCCTGCAGACCTCCTTCAGATATTTCAACTTTTTACCCTCAACACCACCAACATTTTTAAGCTCAAGACCAAACTGCACTTTTAACTTTACCCATTTGTAAATCAATACATTGACTGTTACACCTCAACCCACAGAAACTGAACTTTAATGTATTGTTCTTACATCTGTTTGTCAGATtttatgttggactggtgagcCGAATGTCATTTTCCACTATTGGTGGACAATAATCATTCATATTTCGAAAAAAAAAGCCTGCCAGTGAAGGAATTATATCTGTTGAGTCACTCGAAATCTTTTTTGCATTAAGGTCTGATTAATGGTACATCTAAAAATGACAAAGTGGGTcgtaattaataataataataatcataataacaaaaagtcaATAGCAACAATTTTcagataaaagtaaaagttacCATAGCAGTACTTTGTTATAGCGCAGCAGCAGGGTTTGAGTTTGTCTCAACCGCAGATCAGAGATTGGAATTAATGTCTCCTTCAAATATAAGattctgttaaataaaggtCAGGTTGTTGTTATGGTAACATGATTGTAAGCTTAACTCTATCCCCAGAACCTCAACATGGTCTGACTGAAAGGGTTGCAGTGTTAGATAATATGACTTGTGTGGTAGTTTACCTTATATATAGGGTGTACAGCAGGCAGCTGTCTCAGAGTGGCCACACAAAACACCTCTATCACCAGGTGAGTCCTGAGCAGGTGAGACAGCACCTGGAACACCTGGAACTCAGCGTGACGCACCCATATCTTAGCTAACAGCCAAGCAAGAGGCGGGTCTCTGGGAAGGAATATGGGTGTGTTCAGGCCTGGAGTCTGCTCCAACTGTAGACGAGTAAGGGCAACTTTGACAAGCTGACATGTACCACTAAGAAAGGGATCttaagcataaaaaaaaaatatctctgATTCCATATTTAGTTCATATATAAGTCACCACCATGACCaagcatcatttaaaaaaagtagcaACAGCCATACAGCCTTTCTTTATTGTTCTTTCAATATTCATTCAATTACCATTTTTTCAGGTTTAGACATTATCATCACTTCATCAATATGTTATCACACGACCACTATCATGACTTCCTTTGCACCTTCAATCTCTTATTCTGTTGTCTTATGAGTGTGTATTTGAACTTACATTGCAGcttgtgtattttattgtattttgacCTTGAACTTTGATACATCTTGCCGCTGTAATTTAGATTATCGAtctaattcattcaaatatcaATTTTAGagctatctatctttctatctattttAGTATCTTCAGGATGCGTTTACCAATCGTGTggtttctttaactttttttatattctaaGCCTTTTATTAAAACTGAATTATAAGAATTGGCAGACATTAGTTGCTGTCACAACAATAAAGCAAATCAACTTTTACTGAATAGAAACTGCATGTATGATTGTGTGCATGCACATCAGTGACACATTGAGTTAATTCAGTATTTCACTCATGGTCTATGAGCATAATAAGAGTGAGTTATATACCTGTATAGCAATAGGTATGAGCCCATTATCTGGGTGTTGGTACAGGAGACAGAGCGGAGCAGCAATGTACTGAGGTTTAtccttgattgtgtttgtgggaATTCCATCAAGGATGGCATAGTCTAACAAGTAGATGTTTCCTTCCTGGACATGAGACAGGGAAGCCACAGTGAAAGATAATTGAGAGAATTTGAGTCATAACTTAACATCATAACTTTATAAATGCATTTCCCCACCTTGAGTTCTTTTTCCATGTTGGTTCTGGGCGCCATGGAGCGCTGCACCATGTCTGATGTGACAGGGAAGTTCTCTGGCAGTTTATTGCACCTCTGGATCATCCTTGGGTTGGAGCCATTCAAACACTGGTATCCAAAGAACCAGTCCTCCTTCCAGTGCTCCATACAGTACTCTGACACAAAAACATATACTGGGTGTGAAATTCGAATCTGgatgtttctttcatttcaagATCAATGTGTATAAAGTAGTGTCATTTTGCATCAAGTATACACAGATTTAATAgcttatattaataataaggACAATTATTTTGTTAGCACTAACACTCCTGAGGCTTTCATACAGCATCTATGGCTAAGACTCATATTACAGAGAGTGGCTTCAGATACCCTCTTTGCCTTTGTGTAATAGAGAGTGTTGGAATATGAGCTCATCTAGAAGTAGGGCAGAATACCAGCTTTGTGCCTGATTGCAAAGATGTTTCTCCACCAATCCTGTTGTCATCTTCCTTGGCAAAATGTTGTTATTCACTCAAGGTAAATTTTGGCTTATTCTCTTAAAAatcgtatcttatcttatctcataaAGGCTTTGTATTTAGTGGTGACATGGCTTGGCTACCCTTTTCTTAAGTTAAGTTAAACCTAATACATCTTATTTCCTGTCTTGTCTTTAGATTTGGCTTGGATGTGGCATAGATGacatgttttgaatttggatttcaTTTGTAGAATTTAATATAATTGTAGTGCACTGCGTCACACAGCCCAGCCCTCGCATTTTTAAGGTTTTGAAATGAGTTTTTTGGGTGCATCTATACCAACCAGCAATTGGGCTTCTCAGCTTCCAGAAGATATGTTTGAAATCATCCAGGTCACTCCAGGACTTTCCAAACATGATGACCAACTTTTTCAGAGACAACTCCAGCAAACTGATGAGAAGAAAAGGTATATGTGCACCTGACATTCATCACATTGCTGTGATACAGATCTGAATATAAGGTTACATTGTGAGAAATTAAATCTGGCTGGATTACGACATCACGTGGTTTCTCCTCCATGTCTTCAGaatcagaagaaaataaattttGATCATGCAATGTGTGCACTCTTCTGGACAGCAATGACTGTGAAAGACCTGATAGGTGAACTGCCTTCATAGCAAGGGAATTATGAAGGTTACCCATTGACATTGCAGCCCTGTCTGAGACCAGGCTGGCAGAAGAAGGACaacagaaggaggaagagggaggataCCCCTTTTTCTGCTGGTGAACCTAAgcacatgaggttagcatccaGACAGCCACTGTTGTGCGTACCTTTGCTCCCACTCTGGACTCACAAGACGATGTCAAGGAAGATTTTTTACACCAGTCTAGAACATCCTGCCATACATCACGAATGATTATAAATgtttccactaggaaacattatcacgAAACACTCTGTAAATATCAACTGCTAAGAGAATGACCCTCAGTTATACCTATCAATAAGACTAGAGTCTGGATCATGACGATGGACTGTGgatcatggtggcagctgatcaagACTGTTTAATGTATAATATGCCTACTGATATACACTACCATTAATGACAATAACTCCTCAATTAATTTACTTTCCATTATGTTatttctaatcaatgttgtataCAGTTTTTTTGCTAATGTTCTCAGTTCATGTATAACTACATCTATCACACTTCTGATCGTCCTGGGAGAgggtttttccttactcttgttgagggttaaggacagaggatgtcgcatCTTGccaagccctatgagacaaattgtgatttgtaaatatggggTATACtaatataatttgattgattgatgattgatcaTCTTTCCGAAACTTTTATAATGGTGATGATAGAGAGACCTGGATTACTTACAGTAGGTATATGAAAGCCCTTGAGTACTACCACCAGTCGGCGGAAAAAGCACAGTAACATCAGTGTCCTATGGGAAGCAAACATCAACAGCAGTGTTGGCCAATGAGCACCcagaggacagaaaaaaaaaatgttgatccTGACAACATCAGGATCAACCCCAAACGTTTCCTCATCAACAACTCAATCTGAGAAGACCTTGTGAGTGCCAGTATCTGCCAGTATCCAAAAGCAGCAAAGAAAGGAGAGAGTTCCCACTACCTTCAGCCATCTAATGACACACATGTACGACTAGGTGAGAGTGAGGACTGTTAACctattctctctccctcaccctaACCCTCTCTTCTTTGCAATACCCTTGCTATGTATCAACCCTGATTCATGAAAAGGGcatggatgaacagatggattGACAGACAGGCAACCCAAACACATAATGCCTCTTACCACTGGCTGTCACTGGCATGGAGACATAAAGAAACGCTATAAGTGCTACATCAGAGACCTTCTGAGAAGATGCAACATAAATCCTGTGCATCTTGCGCTACTGGCAATAGACAGATTGGCCTGGCAGGTAAACAGGGGAGGGCCGAAAGTTATGCCCAATGGCATCAGTAGGCAGTTTATGTGTAATCCTCTAAACAGAATCCATGCTACATTAAGTGACACCAATGACAACAGCGCTGACCGCACCCCACCTACCCCCATTCACGAAGGAAACGTCATCATCAGACACGATGGACAGctgagaggatgtgtgtgtgtgtatgtctgcatgtttgtgtgccACCTACGCATATTGCAAGGAATGTTCAAAGTCgcttctcttttcattttcaaagcGGCTGTCTTGCGGTAAATCTGCCTCTGTTTTAGCGTCAATACATCTGGGAACCCCTGGAGCCCATGTTTGCCATCTAACACAGGAAAACTCAACATTAtacaattattaataaaaataatctttgAAAACATTAATTCTGTAGAGTGAAACTCTGTcctcgtgtttttttttgtaataccTGTAAATCTTCTGTCTCTCCTGCAGTTCTGTCCTCCTATGTGCCAGCAGCTGAGCTATGGACTCATCCCTGAGTGTCTTAGCTgtggagacaagaaaatgcaCTTTTACCAACAGGTCAGACCTAGAGGAACTTAGCCTTTACACTAGATATTAACATATCATCTTTCTTTTCAGAGTCAATTTCCAAATATCAATAAATTGGTGGTTACAATAATGTTTGAAGCAAACTTGAGCTCTCTACAGCAAAGAAGCCCTTGTCAGATGAAGAAATGGTGAAGCGATGTACAGTGGAGATGGCTAAAGCTTCTGGAGACGATAACATGGctaaaaactataaaactgtTTCTCTGTCCCGTCGCAAAGTGATGCCAATAATTTTTGACTATCTAAATCATGTGGAAGGGGAAGCTAAAACAAGTCATGCACGACTGCAAGTACTTCTCCATAGCATTGGATGAGAGTTCAGATTCGACGGATGTTAGCCAGGTACTCATATTCACAAGAGCTATAGACAGTTCATATGAAGTGTGAGATTGGCCCAGCACACAAAATGCACACCGAAATTAGATGGGGTGGGAATTAGTGTTTGGAGACGCACAGAATCCCAGAGTTTTTGGAGAACAGCATTCAATGTGATACAGGCGCTTACTGCAGAAAACTCGGGGGTACAGATTTTCTCTGCAATTCGGCCTTCCTTGTGGACATTACCTCACATCCTAATCACCTGAAGAGGAGGGGACAAATTGTGTCAGAACTTAACGCCCACATGATCGTATTTCAGCGTAAACTAGCCTTGTTCAAAGAGGGCTTTTGATAATTTTGTCCATATTTGGCATGTGAATCCATGTGTCGCTGAATGTGACAAAACAATTCACAAGTACAGAGCTAATAtcaaaacactgcagcagcagttaaACGACAGCTTCCACGAATTTCACGCCATGCAGCCACTGACAGCGTTATTCACGgaccctctctctgctgctgtcagtgagACACCCCCAGAGTTGCAGCTTGTACTGTGCAAACCCAATTTTTTAAGTAAAGCACAATGAGAAGGGACAATCATTTTGGGCCTAAGGACATAACTTCAGTTGTGCACCTTAGCTACTGGCTTGTATACTCATAATAGGAAATACCTGTGGCCGGCACAATAGATCATTATTCAAAACCTGTGTGCCTTTTTAACTGAACCATGTCCCATTTTAGAATGTAGGACCagatggagaatatcccttgtatgttCTATAATTAATGCCTACAGCCAGTTGATGTCATCTGATATTAGTGGCCACCAGAGGAAGTTAGGGACATATCTTAAGTTGTGTAACTGTAGGacacatcttcagacttgggggtgaCAATTGCGTATGTTACTCTGTTgacgtttgtatattgttcaaccttctggtctccttgataaATCcagtctacattaaaatcttcGGCATAAGACATCAgatgctgcctgagttctctttttaccagcttccagaaaagttCCATAATTGATATGATTTTAATATCAGGAGTATACGGACTAATGCACAAAATAAGCTTCAGTGATTTACCTCAGTACTTCCTTGATATCATTATCAATATCACAGAAATATCTTATTAGTGatattcatttaaaattcagaggtccagaatgaaaaaaaaatcctcttgcAAAGATCCAAAACACCATGTCAGTGTTATGATTCAGTGCAATATAGTATATCGAAATATAAGTTTAACAATATCTGTGTGTAGTCAACAACTGATGCTATACTACTTTCTCCACCGTTTGTTTCTCCCTGACTTGGTAAGTGAGATACACACAGTTGAAATGCTCATCGGAATCCACAGATTTGATTAATTATCATCACATGAGATGATTTACAATGCATGCAATTGGTCTGTTAGTATGGGCTGTAAAGCAATGTGTGAAGGCTACACAACTGTGCCGGTTTCAATAGAAACGTTATCTCAAAATTCGACAATTCTCAATTATGTATCAGTTATGGGTCTGGGTCCGTATTGCACAATGTCTGGACAACGGTCCACCTATTAATAACCAGAGTAAGTGGTTGGCTGCTTTGCTAAAAGGTTTCCTCAACAATATGTTTACAGCTGACAATTAGGAGCTTACTCTGAATGGTGGAAATCTTCCCTACCTTTTCCCTGTCTTATCTCCACGTTGACGTTTCCTATAAGCCAGCGGTAACAGGGGAAAACCACTGTGTCCCCACCTAAGTGCTCCACTGTGACATAGCGACAGAACCAGTTGTCTTCCACCCAATACCTCTGTTTCTCCAGTCTGACCAGAAGCAGGGAGCCTAAAGGAGAAGGACTAGTCACTTTGTACTTGTCTGCCTGACAGATgaaaaaagacagaggagaaagatATCATTGTTGTTAGGTTTTGAAGTAGTTATATAATCAACCATTGATAAATGCTACTTCATTCAAATCAAAAGATTCACTGACTGTAACATTTAAACATTCTTTCCCAGTGCCCTCCGAACATTAGAACATTTTGCTTGTGTATTGCCAGAGTCCTGGGAGTTTGAGGGTTCT is a window encoding:
- the alox12 gene encoding arachidonate 12-lipoxygenase, 12S-type isoform X2; amino-acid sequence: MEDYTVTVATGTSEYSGTNNYIFLTLVGEKGESERTLLDNPGLDFCRGAADKYKVTSPSPLGSLLLVRLEKQRYWVEDNWFCRYVTVEHLGGDTVVFPCYRWLIGNVNVEIRQGKAKTLRDESIAQLLAHRRTELQERQKIYRWQTWAPGVPRCIDAKTEADLPQDSRFENEKRSDFEHSLQYALLELSLKKLVIMFGKSWSDLDDFKHIFWKLRSPIAEYCMEHWKEDWFFGYQCLNGSNPRMIQRCNKLPENFPVTSDMVQRSMAPRTNMEKELKEGNIYLLDYAILDGIPTNTIKDKPQYIAAPLCLLYQHPDNGLIPIAIQLEQTPGLNTPIFLPRDPPLAWLLAKIWVRHAEFQVFQVLSHLLRTHLVIEVFCVATLRQLPAVHPIYKLLAPHLRYTLEINTRGRSQLISADGIFKRVVSTGGDGVLILAQREFKMLTYRSLQPYNDFSDRGVSQLPDYFYREHSLMLWEAIHSFVSGMVSLYYQSDHDVTEDTELQAWIGDITQKGMAELPSFGLPNKLSTREELSNLLAVVIFTSTVQHAATNNGQVLALPHLMFDWCSWVPNTPCTMRQPPPTEKSAATMEMIMASLPDVSQSCLQMAITWHLGRAQPDAIPLGRYTEEHFTEAQAVELISGFRTELEKIEANILSQNDGLELQYLFLLPSRIENSITI
- the alox12 gene encoding arachidonate 12-lipoxygenase, 12S-type isoform X3: MEDYTVTVATGTSEYSGTNNYIFLTLVGEKGESERTLLDNPGLDFCRGAADKYKVTSPSPLGSLLLVRLEKQRYWVEDNWFCRYVTVEHLGGDTVVFPCYRWLIGNVNVEIRQGKAKTLRDESIAQLLAHRRTELQERQKIYRWQTWAPGVPRCIDAKTEADLPQDSRFENEKRSDFEHSLQYALLELSLKKLVIMFGKSWSDLDDFKHIFWKLRSPIAEYCMEHWKEDWFFGYQCLNGSNPRMIQRCNKLPENFPVTSDMVQRSMAPRTNMEKELKEGNIYLLDYAILDGIPTNTIKDKPQYIAAPLCLLYQHPDNGLIPIAIQLEQTPGLNTPIFLPRDPPLAWLLAKIWVRHAEFQVFQVLSHLLRTHLVIEVFCVATLRQLPAVHPIYKLLAPHLRYTLEINTRGRSQLISADGIFKRVVSTGGDGVLILAQREFKMLTYRSLQPYNDFSDRGVSQLPDYFYREHSLMLWEAIHRWTHSFVSGMVSLYYQSDHDVTEDTELQAWIGDITQKGMAELPSFGLPNKLSTREELSNLLAVVIFTSTVQHAATNNGQFDWCSWVPNTPCTMRQPPPTEKSAATMEMIMASLPDVSQSCLQMAITWHLGRAQPDAIPLGRYTEEHFTEAQAVELISGFRTELEKIEANILSQNDGLELQYLFLLPSRIENSITI
- the alox12 gene encoding arachidonate 12-lipoxygenase, 12S-type isoform X4; this encodes MEDYTVTVATGTSEYSGTNNYIFLTLVGEKGESERTLLDNPGLDFCRGAADKYKVTSPSPLGSLLLVRLEKQRYWVEDNWFCRYVTVEHLGGDTVVFPCYRWLIGNVNVEIRQGKAKTLRDESIAQLLAHRRTELQERQKIYRWQTWAPGVPRCIDAKTEADLPQDSRFENEKRSDFEHSLQYALLELSLKKLVIMFGKSWSDLDDFKHIFWKLRSPIAEYCMEHWKEDWFFGYQCLNGSNPRMIQRCNKLPENFPVTSDMVQRSMAPRTNMEKELKEGNIYLLDYAILDGIPTNTIKDKPQYIAAPLCLLYQHPDNGLIPIAIQLEQTPGLNTPIFLPRDPPLAWLLAKIWVRHAEFQVFQVLSHLLRTHLVIEVFCVATLRQLPAVHPIYKLLAPHLRYTLEINTRGRSQLISADGIFKRVVSTGGDGVLILAQREFKMLTYRSLQPYNDFSDRGVSQLPDYFYREHSLMLWEAIHSFVSGMVSLYYQSDHDVTEDTELQAWIGDITQKGMAELPSFGLPNKLSTREELSNLLAVVIFTSTVQHAATNNGQFDWCSWVPNTPCTMRQPPPTEKSAATMEMIMASLPDVSQSCLQMAITWHLGRAQPDAIPLGRYTEEHFTEAQAVELISGFRTELEKIEANILSQNDGLELQYLFLLPSRIENSITI